The proteins below come from a single Triticum aestivum cultivar Chinese Spring chromosome 5D, IWGSC CS RefSeq v2.1, whole genome shotgun sequence genomic window:
- the LOC123124115 gene encoding WAT1-related protein At3g30340, with the protein MDWKPTVMMMAVVIMYAVLNVLTKMAFNEGMHTTVFIVLRLLVAALFLSPIAYFKERKSRPKLTMEIFVYLFFSALLGASLIQWLFFLGLRYTTATFASAFNNTTPMFTFLLALAFKVEKIDVASRSGVAKLTGTAVGLAGATVLAFYQGPTLMGVASGDHLAAGSTHRDGGARRWAVGSVALLGFSASWSLWFILQSKIGTKYPALYSGTAWMFVLSFIQMATVGAATEKMSLQIWVPRTALQAVTVVFAGVGSSGLGFLVMSWCVERRGPVFTTAFMPLIQIVTAGLDVSVLHEQLHLGSVVGSAVVVMGLYLVLWGKSNEASIGSKLPA; encoded by the exons ATGGACTGGAAAcctacggtgatgatgatggcggtgGTGATCATGTATGCGGTGTTGAATGTGCTGACGAAGATGGCTTTCAATGAAGGGATGCACACCACTGTCTTCATCGTCCTCCGCCTGCTCGTCGCCGCGCTCTTCCTCTCCCCGATCGCATACTTCAAAGAGAG GAAGAGTAGACCTAAGCTGACCATGGAGATATTCGTGTACCTCTTCTTCAGTGCCTTGCTCGG AGCCTCTCTGATCCAGTGGCTCTTCTTCCTCGGCCTGCGGTACACGACGGCCACGTTCGCGAGCGCGTTCAACAACACGACCCCCATGTTTACCTTCCTCCTCGCACTCGCCTTCAAGGTCGAGAAGATCGATGTCGCCAGCCGATCCGGCGTCGCCAAGCTCACCGGCACGGCCGTGGGGCTGGCCGGAGCGACGGTGCTGGCATTCTACCAAGGGCCGACACTGATGGGGGTGGCGTCGGGGGACCACCTGGCCGCCGGTTCCACCCATAGAGACGGCGGTGCGCGGAGGTGGGCGGTGGGCTCGGTGGCGCTGCTGGGCTTCTCGGCGAGCTGGTCGTTGTGGTTCATCCTGCAGTCCAAGATCGGGACAAAGTACCCGGCGCTCTACTCCGGTACAGCgtggatgttcgtgctcagcttcATCCAGATGGCCACCGTCGGGGCTGCCACCGAGAAGATGAGCTTGCAGATCTGGGTCCCACGCACGGCGCTCCAGGCCGTGACCGTGGTATTTGCTGGCGTGGGGTCGTCCGGGCTGGGGTTCCTGGTCATGTCATGGTGTGTGGAGCGGCGAGGGCCTGTGTTCACCACCGCCTTCATGCCGCTAATCCAGATCGTCACCGCCGGGCTCGATGTCAGCGTCCTCCATGAGCAGCTCCACCTCGGGAGCGTTGTCGGGTCGGCGGTCGTGGTCATGGGGCTCTACTTGGTCCTGTGGGGAAAGAGCAACGAGGCGAGCATCGGATCCAAACTCCCTGCGTGA